The following proteins are co-located in the Pseudomonas sp. ATCC 13867 genome:
- the gyrA gene encoding DNA gyrase subunit A gives MGELAKEILPVNIEDELRQSYLDYAMSVIVGRALPDARDGLKPVHRRVLYAMSELGNDWNKPYKKSARVVGDVIGKYHPHGDTAVYDTIVRMAQPFSLRYMLVDGQGNFGSVDGDNAAAMRYTEVRMSKLAHELLADLDKETVDWVPNYDGTEQIPAVMPTKIPNLLVNGSSGIAVGMATNIPPHNLTEVIDGCLALMDNPELSIDDLMQYIPGPDFPTAGIINGRAGIIEAYRTGRGRVYIRARATIEDMEKGGNRQQIIITELPYQLNKARLIEKIAELVKEKKIEGITELRDESDKDGMRVVIELRRGEVGEVVLNNLYAQTQLQSVFGINVVALVDGQPRTMNLKDMLEVFIRHRREVVTRRTVYELRKARERGHILEGQAVALSNIDPVIELIKTSPTPAEAKERLIATGWESSAVEAMVERAGADACRPEDLDPQYGLRDGKYFLSPEQAQAILELRLHRLTGLEHEKLLSEYQEILTLIGELIRILTSPERLMEVIREELEKVKAEFGDARRTEIVASQMDLTIADLITEEERVVTISHGGYAKSQPLAAYEAQRRGGKGKSASGVKDEDYIEHLLVANSHATLLLFSSKGKVYWLRTFEIPEASRTARGRPLVNLLPLDEGERITAMLQIDLEAVRAQFAGDDNDDDDVVAEQVAEVVEAEEAEEGDDADFSQDEPTGAYIFMATMKGTVKKTPLIQFTKPRSNGLIALKLEEGDSLIAAAITDGSKDVMMFSDAGKVIRFKESKVRIMGRNARGVRGMRLGEGQRIISMLIPECREAQILSASERGYGKRTPLADYPRRGRGGQGVIAMVINERNGNLVGAVQVLDGEEIMLISDQGTLVRTRVDEVRGAGRNTQGVILIKLAADETVVGLERVQEPTVVEDEDDVIDGEIVEGEVSEENPEAGEAVAEEAPQASED, from the coding sequence ACGACTGGAACAAGCCCTACAAGAAGTCTGCCCGTGTGGTCGGCGACGTGATCGGTAAGTACCACCCGCACGGCGACACCGCGGTGTACGACACCATCGTCCGCATGGCCCAGCCGTTCTCGCTGCGCTACATGCTGGTCGACGGCCAGGGCAACTTCGGTTCGGTGGACGGCGACAACGCCGCGGCCATGCGATACACCGAAGTGCGCATGTCCAAGCTTGCCCATGAGCTGCTGGCGGACCTGGACAAGGAAACCGTCGACTGGGTGCCCAACTACGATGGCACCGAGCAGATCCCGGCGGTCATGCCGACCAAGATCCCGAACCTGCTGGTCAACGGTTCCAGCGGTATCGCCGTGGGCATGGCGACCAACATCCCGCCGCACAACCTCACCGAGGTGATCGACGGCTGCCTGGCGCTGATGGACAACCCCGAGCTGTCCATCGATGACCTGATGCAGTACATCCCCGGTCCGGACTTCCCGACCGCGGGCATCATCAACGGCCGTGCGGGCATCATCGAGGCCTATCGCACCGGTCGTGGCCGCGTCTATATCCGTGCCCGCGCCACCATCGAGGACATGGAGAAGGGTGGCAACCGCCAGCAGATCATCATCACCGAGCTGCCCTACCAGTTGAACAAGGCCCGCCTGATCGAGAAGATCGCCGAGCTGGTGAAAGAGAAGAAGATCGAAGGCATCACCGAGCTGCGCGACGAGTCCGACAAGGACGGCATGCGCGTGGTCATCGAGCTGCGCCGCGGCGAAGTGGGCGAGGTCGTGCTGAACAACCTCTACGCGCAGACCCAGCTGCAGAGCGTCTTCGGCATCAACGTGGTGGCCCTGGTCGACGGCCAGCCGCGCACGATGAACCTCAAGGACATGCTCGAGGTGTTCATCCGTCACCGCCGTGAAGTGGTGACCCGCCGGACCGTCTACGAGCTGCGCAAGGCGCGCGAACGTGGCCACATCCTCGAAGGTCAGGCCGTTGCCCTGTCGAACATCGACCCGGTGATCGAACTGATCAAGACCTCGCCGACCCCGGCCGAGGCCAAGGAACGCCTGATCGCCACTGGCTGGGAATCCAGCGCCGTGGAAGCGATGGTCGAGCGCGCCGGCGCCGATGCCTGCCGTCCGGAAGACCTGGACCCGCAGTACGGCCTGCGTGACGGCAAGTACTTCCTGTCGCCGGAGCAGGCCCAGGCCATCCTGGAATTGCGCCTGCACCGCCTGACCGGCCTGGAGCACGAGAAGCTCCTGTCCGAGTACCAGGAAATCCTCACCCTGATCGGCGAGCTGATCCGCATCCTGACCAGTCCCGAGCGCCTGATGGAAGTCATCCGCGAAGAGCTGGAGAAGGTCAAGGCCGAGTTCGGCGACGCCCGCCGCACCGAGATCGTCGCGTCGCAGATGGACCTGACCATCGCCGACCTGATCACCGAAGAAGAGCGCGTGGTGACCATCTCCCACGGCGGTTACGCCAAGTCCCAGCCGCTGGCCGCCTACGAGGCCCAGCGTCGCGGTGGCAAGGGCAAGTCCGCCAGTGGCGTGAAGGACGAGGACTACATCGAACACCTGCTGGTCGCCAACAGCCACGCCACCCTGCTGCTGTTCTCCAGCAAGGGCAAGGTCTACTGGCTGCGCACCTTCGAGATCCCGGAAGCCTCGCGTACCGCCCGTGGCCGTCCGCTGGTGAACCTGCTGCCGCTGGACGAAGGCGAGCGCATCACCGCGATGCTGCAGATCGACCTGGAAGCCGTGCGCGCCCAGTTCGCCGGCGACGACAACGATGACGACGACGTGGTTGCCGAGCAGGTCGCCGAAGTGGTGGAAGCCGAAGAGGCCGAAGAGGGCGACGACGCCGACTTCAGCCAGGACGAGCCGACCGGCGCGTACATCTTCATGGCCACCATGAAAGGTACCGTGAAGAAGACCCCGCTGATCCAGTTCACCAAGCCGCGTTCCAACGGCCTGATCGCCCTGAAGCTGGAAGAGGGCGACTCGCTGATCGCCGCCGCCATCACCGACGGTTCGAAGGACGTGATGATGTTCTCCGACGCCGGTAAGGTGATCCGCTTCAAGGAAAGCAAGGTGCGCATCATGGGCCGTAACGCCCGTGGCGTGCGCGGCATGCGCCTGGGCGAAGGCCAGCGCATCATCTCGATGCTGATCCCCGAGTGCCGCGAGGCGCAGATCCTCAGCGCCTCCGAACGCGGCTACGGCAAGCGCACCCCGCTGGCCGACTACCCGCGTCGCGGTCGTGGTGGCCAGGGCGTGATCGCCATGGTGATCAACGAGCGTAACGGCAACCTGGTCGGCGCCGTGCAGGTGCTGGACGGCGAGGAAATCATGCTGATTTCCGACCAGGGCACCCTGGTGCGTACCCGCGTCGACGAAGTTCGCGGTGCGGGCCGTAACACCCAGGGCGTGATCCTCATCAAGCTCGCCGCCGACGAGACCGTCGTGGGCCTGGAGCGGGTGCAGGAGCCGACCGTGGTGGAAGACGAAGACGACGTCATCGACGGCGAGATCGTCGAGGGCGAAGTGTCGGAAGAGAACCCAGAAGCAGGCGAAGCTGTGGCTGAAGAAGCCCCGCAGGCCAGCGAAGACTGA
- the serC gene encoding 3-phosphoserine/phosphohydroxythreonine transaminase, giving the protein MSKRAFNFCAGPAALPTEVLERARAELLDWQGKGLSVMEMSHRSDDYVAIAEKAEQDLRDLMGVPSNYKVLFLQGGASQQFAEIPLNLLPEDGVADYVETGIWSKKAIEEARRYGNVNVVASASKYDYFAIPGQNEWNLSRDAAYLHYASNETIGGLEFDWIPQVGDVPLVVDMSSDILSRPTDVSKFGLIYAGAQKNIGPSGLVVVVVREDLLGRARSICPTMLNYKVAADNGSMYNTPATYSWYLSGLVFQWLKEQGGVEAMEQRNRAKKDMLYGFIDSSDFYTNPIQPSARSWMNVPFRLADEKLDKAFLEGADARGLLNLKGHRSVGGMRASIYNALGLDAIEALVGYMAEFEKEHG; this is encoded by the coding sequence GTGAGCAAGCGAGCCTTTAACTTCTGCGCCGGTCCCGCGGCGCTTCCCACCGAGGTGCTGGAGCGCGCCCGCGCCGAACTGCTGGATTGGCAGGGCAAGGGCCTGTCGGTCATGGAGATGAGCCACCGTAGCGACGACTACGTGGCCATCGCCGAGAAGGCCGAACAGGACCTGCGCGATCTGATGGGCGTGCCGTCGAACTACAAGGTGCTGTTCCTGCAGGGCGGCGCCAGCCAGCAGTTCGCCGAGATCCCGCTGAACCTGCTGCCCGAAGACGGCGTGGCGGATTACGTGGAAACCGGCATCTGGTCGAAGAAGGCCATCGAAGAGGCTCGTCGCTACGGCAATGTCAACGTGGTTGCCAGTGCATCCAAGTACGACTACTTCGCCATCCCCGGGCAGAACGAGTGGAACCTGTCCAGGGACGCCGCCTACCTGCACTACGCGTCCAACGAGACCATCGGCGGCCTGGAGTTCGACTGGATTCCGCAAGTCGGCGACGTCCCGCTGGTGGTGGACATGTCCTCGGACATCCTCTCGCGCCCGACCGACGTGTCGAAGTTCGGCCTGATCTACGCCGGTGCGCAGAAGAACATCGGCCCGTCCGGCCTGGTCGTTGTCGTCGTCCGTGAAGACCTGCTGGGCCGCGCCCGCAGCATCTGCCCGACCATGCTCAACTACAAGGTCGCCGCCGACAACGGCTCCATGTACAACACCCCGGCGACCTACTCCTGGTACCTCTCCGGCCTGGTCTTCCAGTGGCTGAAGGAGCAGGGCGGCGTCGAGGCGATGGAGCAGCGCAACCGCGCCAAGAAGGACATGCTGTACGGCTTCATCGACAGCAGCGACTTCTACACCAACCCGATCCAGCCCAGTGCCCGCTCCTGGATGAACGTGCCGTTCCGCCTGGCCGACGAGAAGCTCGACAAGGCCTTCCTCGAAGGCGCCGACGCGCGCGGCTTGCTCAACCTCAAGGGCCACCGCTCGGTGGGCGGCATGCGTGCCTCCATCTATAACGCCCTGGGCCTGGACGCCATCGAAGCCCTGGTCGGCTACATGGCCGAGTTCGAGAAGGAGCACGGCTGA